tttcattttgttatgtatatatatattttttctcgtGAGAGAATAATTCTTTCGCTATCACTTTCGAAAGCTTTTTGTAAAGAAAAGAACCGTTAAAATTTAATAACTATTCCCGCTTAAGGGGATCATCTGCAGCGAATGTCCACATTGACCACAGCTCAAATTACTAAAATGCCTTGCTTCGTAGTAGCCCTCCATTCCATgaaataacacaaaaaaaaaaaaaaaaaaactaatgatgaatatgtttctttcttctttatatcattcgcatttaatctaaaatactTCTCTCTGCCTTGACATgaaagtgtttttgtttttattttttatttttttttaagttatagaaatctcaattttataaataatgataatattaaatgtgtttatagataatataatattctgataatttaacataattttatatgatctgttaaatttattttatgataaatataattttataaataaattatttaaattatattattttataaatttaattttatataattattttgtgactaaaatactTGTATAATCAAATTAGCTTACAAACTAACTTGCCGCAAAATTTATGTCGACTatccatttcttttaaaaaaattagagactTCTGAAGCACGTAGTTCAAGATGTGGACAGAATGGTAATATCAAGTCAGACGCGTCTGTGTAAATTCATCACCAACACTCTACTGTGAAGCCCATTTTGGTAATTTACGTCAACAGTCATTATCTTTCAATTGTAGTTAGGGAGATTAGGATTTGGAAATGACGTATTACACTTGCCTGAAAGTAcactcctctctttctctctctactgtAGAGCAAGTGTAGAGAGAGAAGGGAAGATACGCATATGTGGGGATGAGTAAAGCAAAGAccatgttgttgttgttgttgtagttagggttttttttttaacttaaagcagaataaaagaaaaactcattAAAGAAATTGGAAAAAGCTACTCTCAGAGAGACACACAgtagaagaagagagaagagagtaTAAAAACTGAAGAGAGCGGAATGTTGGTACTCATTTGAACCCGAATCGGAGGATCCGATTACGCAAGTCCGAGATCTCAGAAGATTGACCTCCCAGATACGTTTCGATTTCAATGATCGTTCTCACATTGCTTCAAATGTTTCTGAGAATAGGGTTTTTGGCATGTGGTAAGCAGTCTTGTTTTCATTTCGTGTATTAATGCGTATATCTTTTTACATGCGCATGTTTTCTTTATCTGGGTTTGGCTTGCTTTTGCATTGGAATTTGGTTTTATGGTGTGAAGTCGATGTGGGGTTGTTTGTTTGGGCATTTGGGTGTGGATATTTATGCAACCAGATCTGGGACTAACATGATTGAATTTGCGACGTGTGTGGTTTCTATTTTAGCGCAATAGCTTGACCTTGGGTGCTTTTGGTTTTTAAGTTGGGTTTTGGGATTGAGATCTTTTGGCTATTTTTGGTAAGATGTTTTGCTCAAAGTTATAGTGGGTTTTACTCACCGGGCATTTAATTCTTAATTAAGACTTACCTAAGTAATCCATATGGTTTTGAAATGTGGGTTACTATAGTATGGCTCCCTTAATAGATTCGAATTATGAAAGTTTCTCGCTCTCTGACAACTTCAAATTGGTGTATAGTTTATGAGCTTTAGATTGCATTTACTTCACACTCGTAGTGAATGGGAAATTTGTTATTGTATTTTCGATCGATTTACTGGAACCTGCATTGCGGTGAAAAAGTTGTGTGATTGAAAATTTGCAGGTTCTATGGTTTGATTAGGTGATTTTGCTGAAGTACATCTGGGTATATGAATAATTTAGGGAAGAGATAACCTGGAGCAGGGGTAAGATGAAGTCTGCTATGGCAATTGATTATGCTGTGTTCCAATTGTCACCAAAGCGCACACGGTGAGGATAACCTGATGCGGGATTGTAATTTTCTATTTCGTTTTATCTTTCTATTCATATAGTATTGATATACGGATGTATTACTTTTCCTATCTGGGCAGATGCGAGTTGTTTGTCTCGAGTAATGGAAACACTGAGAAGCTTGCATCGGGATTAGTGAAGCCATTTGTGACCCATTTAAAGGTTGCTGAAGAGCAGGTTGCGCTTGCAGTTCAGACAATTAAACTTGAAGTTGAGAATCGCAAACATGCTGAGACGTGGTTCACAAAAGGAACACTTGAAAGGTAACATACATGTTgacattttacttataaaaaaaaacatacatatgttgacatttgaaataattttaccTGTACTTTGAATTTTCGCCCTTTCTACATAAAATGCTTTTCAGGTTTTCTCTTTGACTTGTCTGGAGTTTCTTCTCCAGGTTTGTCCGGTTTGTTAGTACACCAGAGGTCTTGGAGATGGTGAACACATTTGATGCAGAGATGTCTCAGTTGGAAGCAGCCCGGAGAATATATTCTCAAGTAAAAACCACAATTCAAATTAGAGAACCAATGTGCTAATAGTTGGAATACCATTAGTTTTATTACTGAATTTGTAAACTTACTTTATGTCAGGGTGCTGGAGATCAGCAATCTGGTGCATTAGGtctgttttgtttctttctctttacaATAGTTAGTTGATTTTCTGTATAGAATCATGTCTAATAAGGCATTTAATATGTGCCTTTGCCATTTTTATATGTACAATTAGAAGCTAGTATGTCTGaagttaaggttttagatttttccattttgtGATTTGCTTGTAGAGTTTGGAGATCAACACCTGTACCTTGCAAAATCAAGGTACCAGTCTTGCTAGAATTGTATTGCAGAAGTTACTAGAGAGGAAACTAAAGCCATGGCTTTTGTTATAGGAAAACAGCATTTTCATCTTCAGTACAATGtcagaaaattgaaagaaaaaaaaaagacatgtcCTTTGATCTGAGCAATGCCCATTGGTTGTTACTGTAAGCCTTGATATTTTCCTTCGAGCTTTTGGGTCTGCTGGCATTAAGTCAATTTTCATTGGGCTCAGTGCGCCTGTTGGGAGTTGGGCATTGAGAGGGAGATTTTGGTCTCTCATTTCCTTGGaatattcatgagttttgattTGCCTGGGCTATTAGATATCCGGAATTTTTTTGAAGCATGTTATGTTGGAATTGTCCagcttatcaaaaaaatgttgGATTTGTCCAGCCAAATCTGCATTCTTTTTGAAGCACGAGTCATTAATATGCTGACATGGTTTTGGACAATATGCTCCAGGTGGGGATGCTACAGGAGCAACAAGGGCAGCAGATGCCACAAAGTAAtactttcttttccttttttccccaACGTTTATTTAAATCAATACGGCCAATGTGCTACCTAAGTTTTCACTTTAGAACACAATTTTGACTTCTTTGGGTTTCATCTTATGTTGCAAAATTTTGTTTAGTCAATTGCACTTTCCCATTAGATATCATTCTTTGGAGATGGTTTTGAtgttcaaattatttaaaatgagaGGTTGCCTTCTAGCAGTGACTGAGTTCTTAGGCTGGATTCTGCAATGTTGCAATGATGCTATGAAGCCTTGATTGGTTTGATTAGTTGGTCTTCGATATTTGGGAACTTAGGAATTGCCGTGTCTATCTGGTCATGGAATTTCTAAGATTTGTTGTTACATtatgttattttgattttacatTCACTCCAAATAgtttgctttttaatttttgttttggcatgTTCACCTTTTAGCAGGAAGGAGCTTCTGAGGGCTATCGATGTACGGCTTGTTGCGGTTAGGCAGGACTTGACTACCGCTTGTGCTCGTGCAACAGCTGCTGGTTTTAACCCCGATTCAGTCTCTGAACTGCAGTTTTTTGCAGATCAGTTCGGCGCACATCGCTTGAAGTAAGACCTCTATCTTCAACTTTATGTCTTgagatcccccccccccccaaaaacaAATGGCCGTGTGTGTGGCATCAAGCGAACCCATCTTTTCTTTCCAAcacaaaaggaaagagaaacaaatttttttaactccaaaaatcatacTTGCAAGCCAGTGTGAAACACACCCTCTGTTGACTTGGCAGGATTTGATTTACATGGcaagtttaaaaactaaatctCTTGCAAATAAAATCCTGATCCACACCGGCTGGCAAGTAGATGTACTCTTTTAACTTCTCTCCCTTGATTAAAATATCTCCGCAAGCTGCAGAAAGTGTACCGTGGAAGTTGGCTACTGTCATACCAATGTCAAGTGGTGAGGACATTGGATAGCCACAACATATCTTATTCTAAAGGCATAAAATGAGAGAAGTATATAACGTAAAATTGGCTTTATTTACTGGGATCCTTCTACTTGTCTCACCATTTGGTCTTGGTTTTTATAGAGAGATCATTAGCAAGTTTGCCTGGTTTTTAATTTATCCATAAAATTCTGCCCATTGGGACTAGATTTTCTCTGATAACAGCTCATAATTCCTTAGATTATCCTCACCTATTCTTTCCTCTTCACTGCACCAACCAATGCATTGTGCATTCGAAGGATTTTGAGACACTTTTCTACCCAACCAGTTTGCCTATGTGGTCAAACCAAGTAGAAACCTTGTTGTAGTTGTCTGTTTGTTTTTGGCAATTTACCTTATTCGTTGCATCGTCAACTAATTTTTGGTATAGACAGTCTCTTTTGAAACAGCTCATGTTTTGGTCGTTTTTTGGATGCTAAGATGGTTTGTTATCATTTAACATGAGTCTGGTTTGGTTGTGTGCCCTTTGCATTGATTCCAAATGTATTTCTTGTCAAATGGTCAAGTTTTTTAATGGTGGAAGTAGCTCTcatcactgttttttttttttcacctataaaaaaatgtgttattTTTCAGAAGATCATTATCATTTTGATGAGGTTGATAATGGACTTTTATCTTATGGAAGTGACAGTGATGTTGCCCAAATTGAGGGTCTATGGCCCCACCAAACAATCTTGAGAAATGGAAACTAACCATGCAACCTGAAAATATACCCGTTAAAATGGGCTGTCCTGACTGCAAATCAGATCTTTCAGATGGGCATAATGGGAAAGCATtgtgcaattatatatatttcaggtCACTTTAATCTGCATGGgctgtagtttttgtttttgtttttaatggtTGGTAAGTTAATGGGTGGTGCTTGGTCCACCACAAGTTTGCTGCACCATTTAGGTCCGGAAATCATCagaatcagattttttttttttttaattgaggtAAGTGGGTCCATCCTTGAATTGATCAATCTCTGTCCTGCTGCTTTGCTCCtgttctttattttgtttttgggttcATCAAGGTGTTTGTATGCACGAAAAACGTGGGAGTCAATCCCATTTTGGGGTCCAACTTTGTATATGTGCCAAAAGTTGCCACAGCTCACAAAACCCAATGTGGCATTGGgattccttttttaaaaaaaaagcctttGTCTAGGTCTTAATGGGATTTTTCCATTTGGTTCATGTTGGGCCCCAATGGAAAAGGtggtaaaaaaatgaaacaaagtaaaaatagaaagaaaatgtagAAAATTGAAGGTAAAAATAGTTGAATGTATACACGACGACTTTGCACCATATTCGTCCAAATGGACGATGACTAAAAtgacacaaataaaaaattaatagttcaATTTTTGTGCAGCGAAGCTTGCACCAAATTTATCTCACTGTACCAGAGAAGATCAGACCTACTCAACTCATGGAAGCCAGGTGTCAACGATCGAGTTGTCAGATCATCGACAGGGTCCGACATGTCAATCGATGATCCCACGGAAGACACAATTGGGTCCCACTACGAACACCACCCAACCAGTCAAGACCAACTACAACAACGTACGTACCAACTTAACCAATCGTTGGCCTCCACTTATCAACAACCCAAGTCCCTCGCCACTAGTGCCGCCTCCTTCCCCACCCGACACGACCTCAATGAGAAAAGGGAACCTAGGGACGAACCGACCCAGCCAGAGCCTGATGCACGGAACAACAAGAAAGAGGAGGCTTTGACCGAGTCTTCTTCCATTGCGGCGAGTCAACCCACCAGGCGGCTCAGCGTGCAGGACCGCATCAACCTCTTCGAGAACAAGCAGAAAGAGAATTCGGGTGGCAAACCCATCATGGGGAAGCCTCTGGAGCTGCGGAGGCTCTCGTCCGATGTTTCGTCTGGGCCTACGGCGGCAGAGAAGGCTGTTTTGAGAAGATGGAGTGGTGCGAGTGACATGAGCATTGACTTGAGTGGGGAGAAGAAGGATGTAGAGAGCCCTTTGTGTACACCATCGTATGCTTCTTCTGTTTCTCATTTGCAGGATAAGTCGATTAATATATTTTCTGGTGCATTAGACGATAAGGACCGGAAGGGTTTGAACGACACTCAATGCTTGTCTAAGGTTGATTCAAGGAGTGGTTCTGATAGAGTTGGTGATGTTGGTTTGAAAGATCAAACTGAAGTCCACGGCTTGATTAGTGGTATTTTGGATAAAGAGGAAGAGGTGGGATCAAAGGTGCAGACAAATTGGAATGATCAAGCACGATCTCAAGACCAATTTGGGGCTCTTACTGGTAGAGCAGAGCCGGCTGGGGTGAATGACCTTGTGGTTTCCAAGGAGAAGTTAAAAGTTTCTTTGGCTCACGAAGAGAGTGTTGGTGGGGTTAAAGATCAAGTGGTTATTGAGGCTCAGCCGAGAGGCTTTTCTACCCGGACTGAAGTTGTTGGAACGAAGAATCAGGTTGTGACTTTTGCAAACAAGGCAGGGGATGGCACATATGATGGTGGATTTGTCAATAGAGTGGAGGATTCTGAACTGGGAGATCAGGCGGTGACTCAGTCACGTTCTAGGGTTTCTCAGAGTCATTCCCGCTCTTTTTCAGGACAGTTTGATGGTGGTAGTGGGCCAAAACTCAAGGAAACTCCATTGGCTCAGCCCAAAGGACTGGAGAGTGATCAGTTGGATCCTCAGCCCAAGAGGAGATCTTATACAGGAGAACTTGAGGAGATTGGTAAGAAAGAATTGCGGTCATCGGATAAAAGACAAACCAAAGTGGAAGATTCTGGAGTCCAGAGCATGAAGATTCAGAAACCAATTTCTTCTGGTCGTGAGCCGATTAAGAAGACTCAGGGTAGGAAGGATGAAATTGGTCTTGCTTATGAAAACAGCAATTTGGATTATCCTGGTAAAAAAGTTTCAGATACGAGAGAGAGTTTTTCTACGACTTCAACAATGCCGTTGGAGAAAGATCAGAGAGTTAGGCAGTCTAAGGGAAATCAGGAGCTCAATGATGAACTGAAAATGAAGGCTAATGAGCTTGAAAAGCTTTTTGCAGAGCACAAGCTTCGGGTTCCTGGGGATCAATCTAGTTCTGCACGGAGAAACAAGCTTGATGACAAACAGATGGAGCAGGCAGCAAGTTTGCAGTACAGAAAACAGGCAGCAGCAGAGATTACTCCTATGCAATTGCCGAACAAAAACTCAGTTATTGAGGGAGCTGGGAGTACCAATCAAATGGCAAAGTTCAATACTCCTAGTCCACTGATGAAGGTGGTAGATAATCAGGATTATGGCAATACACTTGGGAAGAATTTTTCTGAAACTGGCATTACAGAAGATTCCAGGGGAAAATCCTATGGGAAGTACATGCAGAAAAGAGATGCTAAACTGAGGGAAGAATGGAATTCTAAAAGATCAGAAAAGGAAGCCAAGATGAAGACTATGCAGGATAACCTTGAGTGGAGCAGAGCTGAGATGAAGTCCAAGTTTTCTGCCTCTGCTGAGAAACAAGATTCATTTACTAGTGCTAGTCGGCATGCAGAGAAACTCAGATCTTTCAATTTTCGATCAAATATGAAGAGGGAGCAGGTACTCTTAttgtagttatgtttttatgaagtTAGTAACAAACCTGACTACCAGTAGAATTCTTTTTTACTGAATCTTTGGTATCCTAAAGCCATATTTTGATTCTTAATTTGTTCTCTTGACCAATCAGAtaagattttccttttttacaGCACCCAATAGATTCTTTTCAAAGTGAAGATGACGAGGACCTTTCTAAAGTTCCTGGGCTGAAACTTTGTGGACAGGACAAAATTTTCAATGAGTCATCTGTTGGGGATGTTGCTTCCAGAAGTGCTCAAACAAAGAAGCTTTTGCCTAACAGAAACTTGTCTTCGTCTACCCCCCGCACCACATCCAATTCGGTTCCACGGTCATCATCCAAAATTTCTAATACCAGTTCTGGGAAGCGAAGGATGCAATCAGAAAATCCTCTTGTGCAGTCAGTTCCGAACTTCTCGGATTTTAGGAAAGAGAACACAAAGCCTTCTTCTGGAGTCAGCAAAACAACCACCCGCCCACAGGCTAGAAACTTTGGCCGCAGCAAGAGTACCAATGAAGATGTACCAAATGCCAAGGAAGAGAAGCCACGTCGGTCCCAGACCTTGAGAAAAAGCTTTGGTAATCCAGTAGAGTTGAAGGATTTGTCCCCCCTGAACTCTGACAACTCTGTTTTGGCTCCACTAAAATTTGATAGAGAGCAGATTGAACATAGCTCGTATGAGAAATCTCCAAAGAATGCTGATTCAAAGCCTTTTCTCAGGAAGGGTAATGGCATAGGTCCTGGTGTTGGAGCTAGTTTTGCCAAGTTGAAGGCTTCAGTGCCAtctgaaagtttggaaaatgatgaaGAGTTTGAAGAATCAGTCTTCGAGGCAGAAGATTCAGTGGATATGGccaaggaggaagaagaggaagagctTGAAACCGTTCAGGTTAAAGATCATGCTGGTATGGATAATGGAAAAACAAGACTGAGCCAGGAATCTGACAATTCAACTAATTCTGAGTCTGAAATCGATGATTCCGTGAGATCTCTTTCTCAGGTGGATCCTACTTCTGTCGCTGAACTGCCTGCTACTGAGCCTTCAACCTTCCATGGTGTGCGGTCCTTGCAGGGTTCGCCAGGTGGAAGCCCTGTCTCATGGAACTCACGCTTGAATCATCCATTTTCATTTCCACATGAAACCTCTGATATTGATGCTTCTGTGGATTCTCCAATTGGGAGCCCTGCCTCCTGGAATTCACATAGTCTTACCCAATCTGAGGCTGATGCAGCTCGAATGCGAAAGAAATGGGGAACTGCTCAGAAGCCTATTGTTGTTGCTAATTCATCCCACAATCAGTCTCGTAAAGATGTGACGAAAGGGTTCAAAAGGTTATTGAAATTTGGGAGGAAAAGTCGTGGGACTGAGAGTTTGGTTGACTGGATCTCTGCAACAACTTCGGAAGGAGATGATGATGCAGAAGATGGGCGGGATGCAGCCAATCGGTCCTCAGAAGACTTGAGGAAGTCAAGAATGGGATTCTCACAGGGTCATCCTTCTGATGACAGCTTCATTGAGAGTGAATTCAATGAACAAGGTAACCTatgttcttttttgttgtttctcATTGTAttcttttgggatttttttgttGATAACATGCCCGCTTACATGGTATTAAGTTTCAATTGGTACTCTGTTAAAAGATATTTGCCTCATGCAACTGCTTCCGACTTTGTGTTTATCGTCCGTGTCTTGCAAATGATTAAGACTCTTTAGTTTCATTTTTCAGTTCAAGCCTTGCAAAGCTCTATCCCAGTACCTCCATCAAACTTCAAACTGAGGGATGACCATATGTCTGGAAGCTCCTTAAAAGGTATGGTGAATCAGCAATAGTCTTGTTTTATaccatttatcatatttttcctAGCAGTAATGTTATCAATGGGATAGGGCTGAAGAAATTGTTTCTGTTAGAACTTAGAGGTGACACATGATCGGAATTATGTATCTGAAATGAAATCCTTCCATTTGATTGTCAAAAAAATTGGTGAGAATTTTCCTGACAATGATACTCTTTTAATCTTACAGCTTCAAGATCGTTTTTCTCGCTCTCAACTTTTCGAAGCAAGGGAAGTGATTCAAAGCTTAGATAAAATTACCTCTGAGAGGATTGGCCAGAGGCAGAGCAAATGTGTTGGGTTATCGGAAAGGGTAGGGTGTAAAGGATTATGAGATATGCACAAGCTTGAGGTAAGGACAATACGAATATTTGTAGATCTAGAATGGACTATGTATACCTTCTTGGATTCATGAGGCCTTCCTCATGGTTTAGTTGGTGATATGATAGcgtgttaaaatattttgtatatgtTACTGAAAGAAGAGTCAcctatttttttggttattttcttGTTGAAATTTTGTGAATGCTTGTAATCAATTTACGTCAGAGTTCTTTATGCCTTTGAATTTCTGTTGGGAATGATAGGCACTTATAGTTGAAAGTGAACTAGAGTTGGAATATGAACGTTTTAAATAGTGACGATGTGTACTTTGATGTTTAGAGGATTGATTTTCGGTTGTCAATGCCACCTCGATGCCTTGTGCATTATCTTCTGATTTGGAGTTAAGATCGAAAGCCGCCTAGTCTTGGTTGTTTTCGTCTTAGTTCCGCCGATTTTCTACTATGCATTGCTTGCTTCTTGGCAACATAATAATTGTTCCTCTCACACTTAATGGGAACAGTAAATTGAAGGTGCAGTACTTATAATCATGAATAGCATTAAGACTGGAATGAAGAAGGGAAAAATGATCCTTCAGTAGTATTGATTAATGAATACATCTGTCTTTTATATACAAAAGAATAAGCGGGAAAAATTTTAGACTAAACTAACATTCAGTATATCTCCAATAAACTGAACTATATCTCTAATACTCCCCTCAAGTTGGAC
This window of the Juglans regia cultivar Chandler chromosome 12, Walnut 2.0, whole genome shotgun sequence genome carries:
- the LOC109004969 gene encoding uncharacterized protein LOC109004969 isoform X3 → MKSAMAIDYAVFQLSPKRTRCELFVSSNGNTEKLASGLVKPFVTHLKVAEEQVALAVQTIKLEVENRKHAETWFTKGTLERFVRFVSTPEVLEMVNTFDAEMSQLEAARRIYSQGAGDQQSGALGGDATGATRAADATNRKELLRAIDVRLVAVRQDLTTACARATAAGFNPDSVSELQFFADQFGAHRLNEACTKFISLYQRRSDLLNSWKPGVNDRVVRSSTGSDMSIDDPTEDTIGSHYEHHPTSQDQLQQRTYQLNQSLASTYQQPKSLATSAASFPTRHDLNEKREPRDEPTQPEPDARNNKKEEALTESSSIAASQPTRRLSVQDRINLFENKQKENSGGKPIMGKPLELRRLSSDVSSGPTAAEKAVLRRWSGASDMSIDLSGEKKDVESPLCTPSYASSVSHLQDKSINIFSGALDDKDRKGLNDTQCLSKVDSRSGSDRVGDVGLKDQTEVHGLISGILDKEEEVGSKVQTNWNDQARSQDQFGALTGRAEPAGVNDLVVSKEKLKVSLAHEESVGGVKDQVVIEAQPRGFSTRTEVVGTKNQVVTFANKAGDGTYDGGFVNRVEDSELGDQAVTQSRSRVSQSHSRSFSGQFDGGSGPKLKETPLAQPKGLESDQLDPQPKRRSYTGELEEIGKKELRSSDKRQTKVEDSGVQSMKIQKPISSGREPIKKTQGRKDEIGLAYENSNLDYPGKKVSDTRESFSTTSTMPLEKDQRVRQSKGNQELNDELKMKANELEKLFAEHKLRVPGDQSSSARRNKLDDKQMEQAASLQYRKQAAAEITPMQLPNKNSVIEGAGSTNQMAKFNTPSPLMKVVDNQDYGNTLGKNFSETGITEDSRGKSYGKYMQKRDAKLREEWNSKRSEKEAKMKTMQDNLEWSRAEMKSKFSASAEKQDSFTSASRHAEKLRSFNFRSNMKREQDKIFNESSVGDVASRSAQTKKLLPNRNLSSSTPRTTSNSVPRSSSKISNTSSGKRRMQSENPLVQSVPNFSDFRKENTKPSSGVSKTTTRPQARNFGRSKSTNEDVPNAKEEKPRRSQTLRKSFGNPVELKDLSPLNSDNSVLAPLKFDREQIEHSSYEKSPKNADSKPFLRKGNGIGPGVGASFAKLKASVPSESLENDEEFEESVFEAEDSVDMAKEEEEEELETVQVKDHAGMDNGKTRLSQESDNSTNSESEIDDSVRSLSQVDPTSVAELPATEPSTFHGVRSLQGSPGGSPVSWNSRLNHPFSFPHETSDIDASVDSPIGSPASWNSHSLTQSEADAARMRKKWGTAQKPIVVANSSHNQSRKDVTKGFKRLLKFGRKSRGTESLVDWISATTSEGDDDAEDGRDAANRSSEDLRKSRMGFSQGHPSDDSFIESEFNEQVQALQSSIPVPPSNFKLRDDHMSGSSLKASRSFFSLSTFRSKGSDSKLR
- the LOC109004969 gene encoding uncharacterized protein LOC109004969 isoform X2, which translates into the protein MKSAMAIDYAVFQLSPKRTRCELFVSSNGNTEKLASGLVKPFVTHLKVAEEQVALAVQTIKLEVENRKHAETWFTKGTLERFVRFVSTPEVLEMVNTFDAEMSQLEAARRIYSQGAGDQQSGALGGDATGATRAADATKKELLRAIDVRLVAVRQDLTTACARATAAGFNPDSVSELQFFADQFGAHRLNEACTKFISLYQRRSDLLNSWKPGVNDRVVRSSTGSDMSIDDPTEDTIGSHYEHHPTSQDQLQQRTYQLNQSLASTYQQPKSLATSAASFPTRHDLNEKREPRDEPTQPEPDARNNKKEEALTESSSIAASQPTRRLSVQDRINLFENKQKENSGGKPIMGKPLELRRLSSDVSSGPTAAEKAVLRRWSGASDMSIDLSGEKKDVESPLCTPSYASSVSHLQDKSINIFSGALDDKDRKGLNDTQCLSKVDSRSGSDRVGDVGLKDQTEVHGLISGILDKEEEVGSKVQTNWNDQARSQDQFGALTGRAEPAGVNDLVVSKEKLKVSLAHEESVGGVKDQVVIEAQPRGFSTRTEVVGTKNQVVTFANKAGDGTYDGGFVNRVEDSELGDQAVTQSRSRVSQSHSRSFSGQFDGGSGPKLKETPLAQPKGLESDQLDPQPKRRSYTGELEEIGKKELRSSDKRQTKVEDSGVQSMKIQKPISSGREPIKKTQGRKDEIGLAYENSNLDYPGKKVSDTRESFSTTSTMPLEKDQRVRQSKGNQELNDELKMKANELEKLFAEHKLRVPGDQSSSARRNKLDDKQMEQAASLQYRKQAAAEITPMQLPNKNSVIEGAGSTNQMAKFNTPSPLMKVVDNQDYGNTLGKNFSETGITEDSRGKSYGKYMQKRDAKLREEWNSKRSEKEAKMKTMQDNLEWSRAEMKSKFSASAEKQDSFTSASRHAEKLRSFNFRSNMKREQHPIDSFQSEDDEDLSKVPGLKLCGQDKIFNESSVGDVASRSAQTKKLLPNRNLSSSTPRTTSNSVPRSSSKISNTSSGKRRMQSENPLVQSVPNFSDFRKENTKPSSGVSKTTTRPQARNFGRSKSTNEDVPNAKEEKPRRSQTLRKSFGNPVELKDLSPLNSDNSVLAPLKFDREQIEHSSYEKSPKNADSKPFLRKGNGIGPGVGASFAKLKASVPSESLENDEEFEESVFEAEDSVDMAKEEEEEELETVQVKDHAGMDNGKTRLSQESDNSTNSESEIDDSVRSLSQVDPTSVAELPATEPSTFHGVRSLQGSPGGSPVSWNSRLNHPFSFPHETSDIDASVDSPIGSPASWNSHSLTQSEADAARMRKKWGTAQKPIVVANSSHNQSRKDVTKGFKRLLKFGRKSRGTESLVDWISATTSEGDDDAEDGRDAANRSSEDLRKSRMGFSQGHPSDDSFIESEFNEQVQALQSSIPVPPSNFKLRDDHMSGSSLKASRSFFSLSTFRSKGSDSKLR
- the LOC109004969 gene encoding uncharacterized protein LOC109004969 isoform X1, translated to MKSAMAIDYAVFQLSPKRTRCELFVSSNGNTEKLASGLVKPFVTHLKVAEEQVALAVQTIKLEVENRKHAETWFTKGTLERFVRFVSTPEVLEMVNTFDAEMSQLEAARRIYSQGAGDQQSGALGGDATGATRAADATNRKELLRAIDVRLVAVRQDLTTACARATAAGFNPDSVSELQFFADQFGAHRLNEACTKFISLYQRRSDLLNSWKPGVNDRVVRSSTGSDMSIDDPTEDTIGSHYEHHPTSQDQLQQRTYQLNQSLASTYQQPKSLATSAASFPTRHDLNEKREPRDEPTQPEPDARNNKKEEALTESSSIAASQPTRRLSVQDRINLFENKQKENSGGKPIMGKPLELRRLSSDVSSGPTAAEKAVLRRWSGASDMSIDLSGEKKDVESPLCTPSYASSVSHLQDKSINIFSGALDDKDRKGLNDTQCLSKVDSRSGSDRVGDVGLKDQTEVHGLISGILDKEEEVGSKVQTNWNDQARSQDQFGALTGRAEPAGVNDLVVSKEKLKVSLAHEESVGGVKDQVVIEAQPRGFSTRTEVVGTKNQVVTFANKAGDGTYDGGFVNRVEDSELGDQAVTQSRSRVSQSHSRSFSGQFDGGSGPKLKETPLAQPKGLESDQLDPQPKRRSYTGELEEIGKKELRSSDKRQTKVEDSGVQSMKIQKPISSGREPIKKTQGRKDEIGLAYENSNLDYPGKKVSDTRESFSTTSTMPLEKDQRVRQSKGNQELNDELKMKANELEKLFAEHKLRVPGDQSSSARRNKLDDKQMEQAASLQYRKQAAAEITPMQLPNKNSVIEGAGSTNQMAKFNTPSPLMKVVDNQDYGNTLGKNFSETGITEDSRGKSYGKYMQKRDAKLREEWNSKRSEKEAKMKTMQDNLEWSRAEMKSKFSASAEKQDSFTSASRHAEKLRSFNFRSNMKREQHPIDSFQSEDDEDLSKVPGLKLCGQDKIFNESSVGDVASRSAQTKKLLPNRNLSSSTPRTTSNSVPRSSSKISNTSSGKRRMQSENPLVQSVPNFSDFRKENTKPSSGVSKTTTRPQARNFGRSKSTNEDVPNAKEEKPRRSQTLRKSFGNPVELKDLSPLNSDNSVLAPLKFDREQIEHSSYEKSPKNADSKPFLRKGNGIGPGVGASFAKLKASVPSESLENDEEFEESVFEAEDSVDMAKEEEEEELETVQVKDHAGMDNGKTRLSQESDNSTNSESEIDDSVRSLSQVDPTSVAELPATEPSTFHGVRSLQGSPGGSPVSWNSRLNHPFSFPHETSDIDASVDSPIGSPASWNSHSLTQSEADAARMRKKWGTAQKPIVVANSSHNQSRKDVTKGFKRLLKFGRKSRGTESLVDWISATTSEGDDDAEDGRDAANRSSEDLRKSRMGFSQGHPSDDSFIESEFNEQVQALQSSIPVPPSNFKLRDDHMSGSSLKASRSFFSLSTFRSKGSDSKLR